The [Clostridium] celerecrescens 18A genomic sequence GAGGATCATCCGGTCCTATGACGGTCAGATCGATTCCCTTTTCCCTGGCAAATGCAACCTGCTTGTCAAAATCCATGACTCCTATATCCACGCATTCTGCAATCTCTGCAATTCCTGCGTTTCCAGGGGCGCAATATATTTTATCAACCTTAGGGCTTTTGGATATTTTCCATGCAATGGAATGCTCACGCCCGCCTCCGCCTATGATCAAAACCTTCATTCCGATTCCTCCTGTCCGTTTGCAATCATCTGTATGGCCTGGGGAAGGATCAGCCACTCTGCCTCTTCCATGACACGCCGCTGCAAAGTCTCCGGCGTATCTCCTTCCCGGACCTCAACTGCCTTCTGCAAAAGAATCGGTCCAGTATCCATCCCCTCATCTACATAGTGGACCGTTGCTCCCGTAACCTTCACCCCCCGGGCCAGAGCAGCTTCATGAACCTTAAGCCCATAATATCCTTTTCCGCAGAAAGACGGGATAAGGGACGGATGAACGTTGATAATCCGGTTCCTGTACTTTTGTATCATGGATACCGGAATCGCAACCAGATATCCGGCTAGAACGATCAGATCAAGGCAGTACCGGTCAATCTTTGAAAGAAGCGCTTCATAAAAACCATCCCTATCCTGAAAATCCACAGGAGATATGCAAAAAGCCTCAATTCCATGATTTCTGGCCCGTTCCAGGGCATATGCGTTCTGGTTATTGCTGATGACCACCGTTACCTCTGCATTGGTGATCCTTCCACAATCTATTGCATCTAAGACTGCCTGAAGGTTGGTTCCCCCGCCGGAAACCAATATACCGATTTTCAGCATAAGGTCACGCCCTTCTCTCCTTTTTCCGTATGGCCGATCACGTAGGGAACCTCACCAGCTCCTCGGATTGCTTCCAAGGCAGTATCAACATCCGCCGGGTCCACTGCGAGAATCATTCCAATTCCCATATTATAGGTATTGTACATGATCTCTTCCTCTATACCGCCTTTATCCGCCAGCAGGCCAAAAATGGCAGGTACCTGATAGCTGCTCTTTTCAACCACTGCCCGAATGCCCTCAGGTAGCATACGGGGAATGTTTTCATAAAAACCGCCTCCGGTGATATGGCTGCAGGCTTTGATCACTGCCCCGCTGTCTTTTACGCTTTTTAATGTATTAACATAAATTTTGGTTGGAGTGATCAGCGCTTCGCCAAGAGTTTTTCCCAGTTCTTCATAATAAGTATCCAGGCTTTCTTTTGTCATGTCAAACACCTTGCGTACCAGAGAAAAGCCATTGCTGTGAATGCCGGAAGAGGCTATTCCAATGAGCACATCCCCCTCTTTTACATCAGCCCCGGTAATAAGATCCTTCTCATCCACCACACCTACGGCAAAACCGGCCAGATCGTATTCTTCCTCAGGATAGAACCCCGGCATCTCCGCGGTCTCACCGCCGATCAAAGCAGCATTGGCCTGTTTACATCCGTTTGCAACTCCGCTGACGATCTCTGCTATTTTTTCCGGGTAATTCCTGCCGCATGCAATATAATCAAGGAAGAACAAAGGCTCTCCGCCTGCACAGGCAATATCATTGACACACATGGCCACACAGTCGATTCCAACGGTATCGTGCCTGTCCATTAAAAATGCAAGCTTCAGCTTTGTGCCTACCCCGTCGGTTCCTGATACCAGGGTCGGCTTCTCCATGTTTTTAAAGGCTGACATGGAAAATGCCCCGGAAAATCCCCCGAGTCCTCCAAGAACCTCAGGTCTCATGGT encodes the following:
- the purN gene encoding phosphoribosylglycinamide formyltransferase, giving the protein MLKIGILVSGGGTNLQAVLDAIDCGRITNAEVTVVISNNQNAYALERARNHGIEAFCISPVDFQDRDGFYEALLSKIDRYCLDLIVLAGYLVAIPVSMIQKYRNRIINVHPSLIPSFCGKGYYGLKVHEAALARGVKVTGATVHYVDEGMDTGPILLQKAVEVREGDTPETLQRRVMEEAEWLILPQAIQMIANGQEESE
- the purM gene encoding phosphoribosylformylglycinamidine cyclo-ligase, with amino-acid sequence MDYKNAGVDIEAGYKSVELMKKHVQETMRPEVLGGLGGFSGAFSMSAFKNMEKPTLVSGTDGVGTKLKLAFLMDRHDTVGIDCVAMCVNDIACAGGEPLFFLDYIACGRNYPEKIAEIVSGVANGCKQANAALIGGETAEMPGFYPEEEYDLAGFAVGVVDEKDLITGADVKEGDVLIGIASSGIHSNGFSLVRKVFDMTKESLDTYYEELGKTLGEALITPTKIYVNTLKSVKDSGAVIKACSHITGGGFYENIPRMLPEGIRAVVEKSSYQVPAIFGLLADKGGIEEEIMYNTYNMGIGMILAVDPADVDTALEAIRGAGEVPYVIGHTEKGEKGVTLC